A window of the Catenulispora sp. GP43 genome harbors these coding sequences:
- a CDS encoding SDR family oxidoreductase, with translation MTQDVRTLAVTVEGGKLSVHTYGDPSKPTVLLVHGYPDTQAVWDGVVSELVEDFHVVTYDTRGIGASKGPLFKHGYTLEHLADDLYAVADVVAPDMPIHLVGHDWGSIQAWEAVTRADSAQRFLSYTSISGPCLDHAAMWTRSGIRKPTPKAAARSLKQALASWYIVVFHLPVGPRVAWRLGLAKQWPRIIKAIEGTRLDPSPTLHRDGSRGVLYYRANMLPKMRHPEERPTTVPVQVLTPTGDRFVTPALAAHAPVPWTERLYVRKVNGGHWIVVKKPALIAERIREFVQSSIATPGGPEPVRSLLRAEAKQGTKDRREFEDKLVVITGAGSGIGRATALAFAEKGADIVVADIDGVAAARTVELVELLGARGYLYTVDVSSGEAMEKFANDVKATAGVPDVVVNNAGIGMSGPFLATEVKDWEKILGVNVWGVIHGARCFGEMMRERGEGGHIVNLASAAAYTPSRTLSAYSTSKAAVLMLSECLRAEFARHGIGVSAICPGFIATNITRTTKFVGQSAEQQERTRQRITGLYRRRNFGPDKVAERIVDAVRRDRPVVPVALEAKASKAISRLSPALARRMAKIDPTG, from the coding sequence ATGACCCAGGACGTCCGCACTCTCGCGGTCACCGTCGAGGGCGGCAAACTCTCCGTCCACACCTACGGGGACCCCTCGAAGCCGACCGTGCTGTTGGTCCACGGCTACCCCGACACCCAGGCGGTGTGGGACGGCGTGGTGTCCGAACTCGTTGAGGACTTCCACGTCGTCACCTACGACACCCGCGGCATTGGCGCTTCCAAGGGGCCGCTGTTCAAGCACGGCTATACGTTGGAGCACCTTGCGGACGACCTCTATGCGGTCGCAGACGTGGTCGCCCCCGATATGCCGATCCATCTGGTCGGCCACGACTGGGGATCCATCCAGGCCTGGGAAGCGGTCACCCGTGCGGACTCCGCACAGCGTTTCCTTTCCTATACGTCCATCTCCGGTCCCTGCCTGGACCACGCCGCTATGTGGACGCGCTCCGGTATCCGGAAGCCGACGCCGAAGGCGGCGGCGCGTTCGCTGAAGCAGGCGCTCGCGTCGTGGTACATCGTCGTGTTCCACCTGCCTGTGGGACCGCGCGTGGCGTGGCGGCTCGGTCTGGCCAAGCAATGGCCACGGATCATCAAGGCTATAGAGGGCACCAGACTCGACCCCTCGCCGACTCTGCATAGGGATGGTTCGCGCGGCGTCCTCTATTACCGGGCCAACATGCTGCCCAAGATGCGGCACCCCGAGGAGCGGCCGACCACGGTCCCGGTCCAGGTGCTCACGCCGACCGGGGACCGGTTCGTCACCCCGGCTCTGGCCGCGCATGCGCCGGTGCCGTGGACGGAGCGGCTCTATGTGCGCAAGGTCAACGGCGGCCACTGGATCGTCGTGAAGAAACCGGCGCTGATCGCCGAGCGGATCCGGGAGTTCGTCCAGTCCAGCATCGCGACTCCGGGAGGACCCGAGCCTGTGCGTTCCCTACTGCGTGCCGAGGCAAAGCAAGGCACTAAAGACCGGCGCGAGTTCGAAGACAAGCTCGTCGTCATCACCGGCGCCGGCTCCGGGATCGGACGCGCCACCGCGTTGGCTTTCGCCGAGAAGGGTGCGGACATCGTCGTCGCCGACATAGACGGTGTCGCCGCGGCGCGGACTGTGGAGTTGGTGGAACTGCTCGGTGCGCGCGGCTACCTCTATACGGTCGACGTCTCCTCCGGCGAGGCCATGGAGAAGTTCGCGAACGACGTGAAGGCGACGGCAGGCGTCCCGGACGTGGTCGTCAACAACGCGGGCATCGGCATGTCCGGTCCGTTCCTCGCCACAGAGGTGAAGGACTGGGAGAAGATCCTCGGCGTCAACGTGTGGGGCGTCATCCACGGCGCGCGGTGCTTCGGCGAGATGATGCGGGAGCGCGGCGAGGGCGGGCACATCGTGAACCTCGCATCGGCGGCCGCATATACGCCGTCGCGCACGCTCTCCGCGTACTCGACCTCCAAGGCCGCCGTCCTCATGCTCTCCGAGTGTCTGCGCGCGGAGTTCGCCCGCCACGGCATCGGCGTCTCGGCGATCTGCCCGGGCTTCATCGCCACCAACATCACCCGGACCACGAAGTTCGTCGGGCAGAGCGCCGAGCAGCAGGAGCGCACCCGGCAGCGCATCACCGGCCTGTACCGGAGGCGGAACTTCGGCCCCGACAAGGTGGCCGAGCGCATCGTGGACGCCGTGCGGCGCGACAGGCCGGTGGTGCCGGTGGCGCTGGAGGCGAAGGCGAGCAAGGCCATCTCGCGGCTGTCCCCGGCGCTGGCCCGCCGGATGGCGAAGATCGACCCGACCGGCTGA
- a CDS encoding metal-dependent hydrolase, with protein MADTPAVADTAAETDPATTSDIERHPDLKPRRVKFDWENTPLHWIPEDPYATHIINVLHLLLPAGERWFVHVYKQILPYIRDERLKAEVKGFMGQEGTHAVAHQNVLHHMKVQGLDPDPFVEQIEWLFEQLLGDSTMPPFARKKWLRERLAIIAAIEHFTAVLGKWIVDSRGLDAAGADPVMLDLLRWHGAEEVEHRSVAYDVFMHLDGSYARRSRAMLVTSVAFAWIWGRGAKYMVTNDPHGLRPGRPSRMTEREFLGRFRDAARRGRLPSLGSLAVEVPRYLKPSYHPSRRGSTQSALDYLAVSPAAVYAAELAAARKGGAGGAG; from the coding sequence ATGGCTGACACCCCGGCGGTCGCCGACACCGCGGCCGAGACGGACCCGGCGACCACCTCGGACATCGAACGGCACCCGGACCTCAAACCGCGGCGGGTGAAGTTCGACTGGGAGAACACGCCGCTGCACTGGATCCCCGAGGATCCGTACGCGACCCACATCATCAACGTGCTGCACCTGCTGCTGCCGGCCGGCGAGCGCTGGTTCGTGCACGTCTACAAGCAGATCCTGCCGTACATCCGCGACGAGCGGCTCAAGGCCGAGGTCAAGGGCTTCATGGGCCAGGAGGGCACGCACGCGGTCGCGCACCAGAACGTGCTGCACCACATGAAGGTGCAGGGCCTGGACCCGGACCCGTTCGTGGAGCAGATCGAGTGGCTCTTCGAGCAGCTGCTCGGAGACAGCACGATGCCGCCCTTCGCCCGCAAGAAGTGGCTGCGCGAGCGGCTGGCGATCATCGCGGCGATCGAGCACTTCACGGCGGTGCTCGGCAAGTGGATCGTGGACTCCCGCGGCCTGGACGCCGCCGGCGCCGACCCGGTGATGCTGGACCTGCTGCGCTGGCACGGCGCCGAGGAGGTCGAGCACCGGTCGGTGGCCTACGACGTGTTCATGCACTTGGACGGCTCCTACGCCCGGCGCAGCCGCGCGATGCTGGTGACCTCCGTGGCGTTCGCCTGGATCTGGGGCCGCGGCGCGAAGTACATGGTCACCAACGACCCGCACGGGCTGCGTCCCGGCCGCCCGAGCCGGATGACCGAGCGCGAGTTCCTGGGACGGTTCCGCGACGCCGCGCGGCGCGGGCGGCTGCCCTCGCTGGGCAGCCTGGCCGTCGAGGTGCCCAGGTATCTCAAGCCGTCGTACCACCCGTCGCGCCGCGGCTCGACGCAGTCGGCGCTGGACTACCTGGCGGTGTCGCCGGCCGCCGTCTACGCGGCCGAGCTCGCGGCGGCGCGCAAGGGCGGTGCGGGCGGCGCCGGCTGA
- a CDS encoding PLP-dependent cysteine synthase family protein produces the protein MQQSTDVSDPLCQSGRAWVDEAIRRVSADANRSADTHLIPLRLPDPWPEWGIDVYLKDESTHPTGSLKHRLARSLFLYGLCNGWIREGTTIVEASSGSTAVSEAYFARMLGLPFVAVMPRSTSKEKCELIEFQGGQCHFVDDPGALYEEARRVAAAAPAESGGGHYMDQFTYAERATDWRGNNNIAESIFEQMGQERHPCPRWIVVGAGTGGTSATIGRYLRYQRYGTQLCVVDPENSAFFEGWRSHDLSYVTGKGSRIEGIGRPRVEPSFQPDVVDRMIRVPDAASIAAMRLVSEMSGRDAGGSTGTNFWGVVKLMCELRAVGARGSIVTLLCDGGERYRNTYKSDAWLAEQGLDLAPYSEQLRVALATGNWPE, from the coding sequence ATGCAGCAAAGCACGGATGTCTCCGACCCGCTCTGTCAGTCCGGCCGCGCCTGGGTGGACGAGGCGATCCGGCGCGTCTCGGCGGACGCCAACCGCTCCGCCGACACGCACCTGATCCCGCTCCGGCTCCCCGACCCGTGGCCGGAGTGGGGGATCGACGTGTACCTCAAGGACGAGTCGACGCATCCCACCGGCTCGCTCAAGCACCGGCTGGCGCGCTCGCTGTTCCTTTACGGGCTGTGCAACGGCTGGATCCGCGAGGGCACGACGATCGTGGAGGCCTCCAGCGGGTCCACCGCGGTGTCCGAGGCCTACTTCGCGCGGATGCTGGGCCTGCCGTTCGTAGCGGTGATGCCGCGCTCGACGTCCAAGGAGAAGTGCGAGCTCATCGAGTTCCAGGGCGGCCAGTGCCACTTCGTGGACGATCCCGGCGCGCTGTACGAGGAGGCGCGGCGGGTCGCCGCCGCGGCTCCGGCCGAATCCGGCGGCGGCCACTACATGGACCAGTTCACCTACGCCGAACGGGCCACCGACTGGCGGGGCAACAACAACATCGCGGAATCGATCTTCGAGCAGATGGGGCAGGAGCGGCACCCCTGCCCGCGCTGGATCGTGGTCGGCGCCGGGACCGGCGGCACGTCCGCGACGATCGGCCGGTACCTGCGCTACCAGCGGTACGGCACGCAGCTGTGCGTCGTGGACCCGGAGAACTCGGCGTTCTTCGAGGGCTGGCGCAGCCACGACCTGTCGTACGTGACCGGCAAGGGCTCGCGCATCGAGGGGATCGGCCGGCCGCGCGTGGAACCCTCGTTCCAGCCGGACGTCGTGGACCGTATGATCCGGGTCCCGGATGCCGCGTCCATCGCCGCGATGCGTCTGGTCTCCGAGATGTCCGGCCGCGACGCCGGCGGATCCACCGGGACCAACTTCTGGGGCGTGGTGAAGCTGATGTGCGAGCTGCGTGCGGTCGGGGCCCGGGGCTCCATCGTGACGCTGCTGTGCGACGGCGGCGAGCGGTATCGGAACACGTACAAATCTGACGCGTGGCTGGCTGAGCAAGGGCTCGATCTGGCACCGTACAGCGAGCAGTTGCGTGTGGCGCTCGCCACGGGGAACTGGCCCGAATAA